In Sorex araneus isolate mSorAra2 chromosome 11, mSorAra2.pri, whole genome shotgun sequence, the sequence cccccttatctcccttcccccctccccctctccccctctccctctccctttcccttccccctcacccctcacttctccctcctcctctccctcttttctccctctccccttcccctcttctccccattGGCTCCACCCTCTCCGTCCACAGAGGTGGCTCCCTGCcgctggtgggggggcggggggctcaggggaggaCCAGGTCCTTGACACGGGGCCTCTTCACTGTGGAGCGTCCCCCTCCGCAGGTGTGTCTGACAATGCTGGACTTCAAGATCATGATCGCCATCGGGGGCGGCCTCCTGGTCGCCTTGTTTGTGCTGCTGATCGTGGTCATCTGTCTTTACTGCAAAGTGGCCAGAGCGCTCAGGTCAGTGGGCAGGGTGGTCACCGCCCTTCCCCGAGCCGGAGGGGCTGCGGCCTGCTGGTTGCCCAGAGCTGAGTGGCCGTGGGGACCCAGGGCACTAGGGCCActgagctgtgtgcagggccaggggcaccCGCACGGGCCGAGGGTCAGACCCGAGCCCATGAGATTCGGGGCAGAGACAGTTGtcaggaggggggggggggcgggtcccAGGTCCCGGAAGTGAAGCCGTGAGCGGGAAGGTGGACCCCAGAAGCTGGGCgcggtcccctgggccctgcccgcccgccctgcccagccccgcctggcgGCCTGGCTCTCCGGGCTCTGAGGGGAGGTCCGGGGGTGCCCGGGGCGGGAGAGAGCACGGCCCCGGGCCCAGGGCTGACAGGCGGCATCTGTCCTTTGTGCAGTTCGCCAAAGGTCTCCAAGGACATGATCCTGACCACTGGCTGCTACCCGGCGGCGGCAGCCACCATCCCGGCCTGTGACGAGTGCAACATCTACGCGGACATGGACCCGCTGCTGCCGTGCGTGTGCGACACCAACGAAGGCCTCTGAGGGCGCCGCTGCCCCGAGCTGCACCTCCAGCCGCAGGGCGCCCCGCTCTCGCGCGCTCCCCACTTTGACTATTTTTATGTGCCCTGTGACATGTATATGTGCTTTTGAATGAATGCGTGATGGCCAAA encodes:
- the LOC129399441 gene encoding protein FAM24A-like — protein: MLDFKIMIAIGGGLLVALFVLLIVVICLYCKVARALSSPKVSKDMILTTGCYPAAAATIPACDECNIYADMDPLLPCVCDTNEGL